The following are encoded together in the Strongyloides ratti genome assembly S_ratti_ED321, chromosome : 2 genome:
- a CDS encoding 5-methylcytosine rRNA methyltransferase NSUN4 → MSNFFISSKLRLLKSPIYLNVILREKSGKFKKKIAKTDQIKTPTRMALDHFDFYYGPMFGKNWPSVRLGLNTPNNFVAVINNFSEECHINEAIIKDLGTVNLIDQLTKGMNVASERLKKKKEEIEKKALITEDTDIDGNSQENTNEILSNIDERSEAGLSEFTQSSETFSIGDIQSEKEISDDINIKITGFEGQYDSLSSKKDFIFYPRNLKIYSYPRGALMDYPAPWIDKKQISGWWLLDGGSVVPVLALDIAEKDHILDMCAAPGGKSLLMLQTGLPEKVVCNDEKITRIGQLRKALINYVPEDSPHAEKIILRRKNASDVERWDELNLYDKVLADVPCSTDRLSVNRDEGNMYSKQLTNDRLNLPELQTKILINALRSAKVGGTIVYSTCTLSPIQNESVIENACAIAKRKFGIVCIEKKLDQLKQHLTSTGLYKFNDQCRRGILLVPFLPSNFGPMYVCKLVRQQ, encoded by the exons atgtcaaacttttttatatcttcaaAGTTACGCCTTTTAAAAAGTcctatttatttaaatgttatattacGTGAAAAAAGcggaaaatttaaaaaaaagatagcTAAAACTGACCAAATTAAAACACCGACAAGAATGGCATTGGATCATTTTGACTTTTATTATGGTCCTATGTTTGGCAAGAATTGGCCTTCCGTTAGACTAGGCCTTAATACGccaaataattttgttgcAGTCATTAATAATTTCAGTGAAGAATGTCACATTAATGAGGCAATCATAAAAGATTTAGGAACGGTTAATCTTATTGATCAATTAACAAAAGGTATGAATGTTGCATCAGAaaggttaaaaaaaaagaaagaagaGATTGAAAAAAAAGCACTTATTACAGAGGATACAGACATAGATGGTAATTCTCAAGAAAATACAAAT GAAATTTTGAGTAATATTGATGAAAGATCTGAAGCTGGATTATCTGAATTTACACAATCTTCTGAAACATTTTCTATTGGAGATATACAAtcagaaaaagaaatttctGATGATATTAATATCAA aATTACCGGATTCGAAGGCCAATATGATTCACTTTCttcaaaaaaagattttatattttatccaaggaatttaaaaatttattcttatcCAAGAGGTGCATTGATGGATTACCCTGCACCATGGATagataaaaaacaaataagtGGATGGTGGCTTCTTGATGGTGGATCTGTTGTTCCTGTATTAGCTTTAGATATTGCCGAAAAAGATCATATACTTGATATGTGTGCAGCTCCAGGTGGTAAAAGTTTACTAATGTTACAAACAGGTCTTCCTGAAAAAGTTGTATgtaatgatgaaaaaataacTCGTATAGGTCAATTAAGAAAAGCtttgataaattatgtaCCAGAAGACTCACCACATgcagaaaaaattattttaagaagaaaaaatGCTTCAGATGTAGAAAGGTGGgatgaattaaatttatatgataaagtTTTGGCTGATGTTCCATGTTCAACGGATAGGTTGTCAGTGAATCGAGATGAAGGAAATATGTACAGTAAACAATTGACAAATGATAGGCTTAATTTACCTGAATtacaaacaaaaatattaat aaatgcCTTACGGTCTGCAAAAGTTGGCGGTACAATAGTATACTCTACATGTACATTGTCACCAATTCAAAATGAGTCTGTTATAGAGAATGCCTGTGCCATCGCTAAACGTAAATTTGGCATTGTttgtattgaaaaaaaattagatcaATTAAAACAACATTTGACATCAACAGgattgtataaatttaatgatcAATGCAGAAGGGGAATATTACTTGTTCCATTTTTACCTAGTAATTTTGGACCAATGTATGTTTGTAAATTAGTTAGACAACAATAG
- a CDS encoding U6 snRNA-associated Sm-like protein LSm4 codes for MVLPQSLLRSAQNHPMLIELKNGETYNGHLATCDSWMNIHLKDAICTSKDGDKFVKYPEVLIRGSTVKYIRIPEEVVDLVRKEAEEARKQQKDNKKFKKQWNSRGGHSQRGGIQKGGGNQRNNRGGRGNFQNRN; via the exons ATGGTC ttacCACAATCTCTTCTTCGATCTGCTCAAAATCATCCTATGCttattgaattaaaaaatggaGAAACTTATAACGGTCACTTAGCAACTTGTGATTCATGGATgaatattcatttaaaagaTGCCATTTGTACATCAAAAGACGGTGACAAGTTTGTTAAATATCCAGAAGTTCTTATTAGAGGTTCAACTGTGAAGTATATTCGAATCCCTGAAGAGGTTGTTGATCTTGTAAGAAAAGAAGCTGAAGAAGCTAGAAAACAACAAAaggataacaaaaaattcaaaaaacaATGGAATAGTAGAGGAGGACATAGTCAAAGAGGTGGTATTCAAAAGGGAGGTGGAAACCAAAGAAATAATAGAGGTGGTAGAGGAAACTTCCAAAATCGTAATTAA
- a CDS encoding Probable peptide chain release factor C12orf65, mitochondrial: protein MFTFLFRRIKNNEKILKEFSNCVRFVSSKDKLKHYVFPSISQDDCEMKFISGWGPGGQKVNTAQNAVFLKHKSTGIFVKVHESRLLPKNIEIAFERLKHELDRHLNGENCYAEQLKRLEIKREERNKRQREKRRNLKKMETI, encoded by the exons ATGTTTACGTTTTTATTTAGAAGGATAAagaataatgaaaaaattttaaaagaatttagtAATTGTGTTCGATTTGTATCGTCAAAAGATAAATTGAAACATTACGTCTTTCCATCTATTTCTCAAGATGATTGTGAAATG aAATTTATATCTGGATGGGGACCGGGTGGACAAAAAGTAAATACAGCTCAAAATGccgtttttttaaaacataaaagTACGGGAATATTTGTCAAAGTTCATGAATCTAGATTATTgccaaaaaatattgaaattgcCTTTGAGAGACTTAAGCATGAATTAGATAGACATTTAAATGGAGAAAATTGTTATGCTGAACAATTAAAAAGACTAGAAATAAAAAGAGaagaaagaaataaaaggcaaagagaaaaaagaaggaatttaaaaaaaatggaaacTATTTAG
- a CDS encoding Nuclear migration protein nudC: MVNEKFDGIFLSLAQQMENGVPELFDVLFNFLSRKTDFFTGSSVENARNIVLKAFEKHAAEARKNAEKIQKEKAEKEKKLAEKRAAKKAKEDEEFSKVQEITEEEAERFEEEQRKLKEKQSQPVQENENNDDGEETEEDKNKLTPNSGNGCDLDKYQWTQTLSEIEIKVPFKVSFPLKSRDIIVEFGKKSLKVGLKGHELVINGDLKAEVKLDDCTWLLEDKKTVIITLAKIHNMEWWSQLLVTDPEINTKKIVPENSKLSDLDGETRAMVEKMMYDQRQKEMGLPTSDEKKKQDILKNFMKQHPEMDFSNAKFS, encoded by the exons atggttAATGAGAAATTTGatggaatttttttatctcttGCCCAACAAATGGAAAATGGTGTTCCAGAGTTATTTGAtgttttgtttaattttttatcccGTAAAACAGATTTTTTTACCGGATCATCTGTTGAAAATGCACGAAATATTGTGTTGAAAGCTTTTGAAAAACATGCAGCTGAAGCTAGAAAg aatgctgaaaaaattcaaaaagaaaaagctGAGAAGGAAAAAAAGTTAGCTGAAAAGAGGGCAGCAAAAAAAGCTAAGGAAGATGAGGAATTTTCAAAGGTACAAGAAATCACAGAAGAAGAGGCTGAACGATTTGAGGAAGAACAAAGaaagttaaaagaaaaacaatCTCAGCCTGTTCAAGAAAATGAGAATAATGATGATGGAGAGGAAACTGAAGAggacaaaaataaattgacaCCAAATTCAGGTAATGGGTGTGATCTTGATAAATATCAATGGACGCAAACTTTGAGTGAAATTGAAATTAAAGTTCCTTTTAAAGTATCATTTCCACTTAAATCAAGAGATATTATTGTTGAATTTGGAAAAAAGAGCTTAAAAGTGGGTTTAAAAGGCCATGAATTAGTAATTAATGGAGATCTCAAAGCTGAAGTGAAGTTGGATGATTGCACATGGCTTCTTGAAGACAAAAAAACAGTCATAATTACATTGGCAAAGATACATAATATGGAGTGGTGGTCTCAATTATTAGTAACTGATCCTGAAATAAACACTAAAAAGATTGTACCTGAAAATTCGAAACTTTCAGACTTAGATGGTGAAACTAGAGCTATGGTTGAGAAGATGATGTATGATCAAAGGCAAAAAGAGATGGGTTTACCAACATCAGATGAAAAGAAAAAGCAagatattttgaaaaattttatgaaacaACATCCAGAAATGGACTTTTCTAATGCTAAATTTTCTTAa
- a CDS encoding Rho GTPase-activating protein domain and Pleckstrin homology domain and Rho GTPase activation protein domain and Pleckstrin homology-like domain-containing protein produces MTSRRRSLSASRTLDQTVNFVGRIGASLRLPSRKRNTTKNALQQNQLEVQQRLAQLTQLNFTNPTLRNSYSYQPNDCLSPAAQKRLLHKHLSSNSNQNTEQTFCTVLSPLVIRCGGDKQSLEFDSNNIPISGDSHNIVGSNFNYSKSDTLRQQMKRRYIKEGAAQLTSISDLLTHHRYLFLFNDLLLVSKQKGENSYKLKEKVLLEKIWISSITSCSSSFLIGYPSAHSISNYVAHFSSEKEKAEWFEVLNQHILRKRTNKSTTISIAVKIEGRQQIIRKEIQNGISSTEVVAELVKELDLPVATNYELGFETHASGITIFNGIENVYAVLMDVASKSGAILSESQLAHLDVCPLVTVRLVLRITSASKSTTASYLKTQLKKVLSRPESKRLFGKELEGSMPPQPILTLIDHIFLHGINTEGVFRKSPKMGTVQQLKSQLDNGQVPDFTQHSVHCSASLLKEYLRSIPGNLLLNGNYHLWMDVVSEKNHEKRLNSCKSLLKLLPPSHSVLLRSVLRLLRRIALSPNTKMNVESLAVCIAPGLLWNDSDSLSAGQNVPKLAEFLIRNTPELFDDFTEDGPLLPQKLAQSTDSGLSDDSENQRRSITPDSLLLLESPFSDVSGTTSESPTRIHIEEIPSSNCANVTEIRKNKNTIDDERTPVVSRENSQKTGDFSLTNKYQWKSHLHRTSPGEQSYSNQMSHSPLSFKSSLASVENDLRDLSPISRTISYDHNTKRFINIGPCDSSNSSSIISSPEIQIKPDIFSSGEVINSHGINNLSSNKYRENRGYYSGYKHQKIDSSDSTKTLTESRPNSITCIGKDYGYSSSSISSSSTTNKSSYSKKPVGQANSLNWKSSVNRSTFQPRTFDVPSNYKFKESPSNESLLLTKMSSINNDSNWKGQDNPGKANNLLTSSITSPQAVKISSITAHKPLRRPPPRTAPEIQLSPLEVNWSVTSLRTAFQNNDSKPASIDTIYVSRDMLSTINAQ; encoded by the exons ATGACATCAAGAAGACGTTCTTTGTCAGCTTCAAGAACACTTGATCAAACTGTCAATTTTGTTGGACGTATTGGAGCTAGTCTAAGATTACCATCTAGGAAAAGAAATACTACAAAg aacgCTCTTCAACAAAATCAACTTGAAGTTCAACAACGACTAGCTCAATTGACTCagttaaattttacaaatcCTACACTTAGAAATTCTTATTCGTATCAACCAAACGACTGTTTATCACCAGCCGCCCAAAAACGTCTTTTACATAAACATTTATCATCAAACAGCAATCAAAATACAGAGCAAACATTTTGTACTGTGTTATCTCCTCTTGTAATCAGATGTGGAGGGGATAAGCAATCACTTGAATTTGATTCTAATAATATACCTATCTCTGGTGATTCACATAATATAGTGGgtagtaattttaattattccaAGTCTGATACCTTAAGACAGCAAATGAAAAGGAGGTATATTAAAGAAGGAGCAGCACAGCTTACTTCAATATCTGATTTGCTGACGCATCAtagatatttatttctatttaatgatttattattagtatCAAAACAAAA aggagaaaatagttataaattaaaagaaaaagttttattagaaaaaatatggATCTCATCAATAACATCTTGTTCTAGTTCTTTTCTTATTGGTTACCCATCAGCACATTCAATATCCAATTACGTGGCACATTTTTCATCAGAAAAGGAAAAAGCAGAATGGTTTGAAGTTTTAAATCAACATATATTACGTAAAAGAACTAATAAATCAACAACAATATCAATTGCTGTTAAAATAGAAGGTAGACAacaaattattagaaaagaAATACAAAATGGTATATCATCAACGGAGGTTGTGGCAGAATTAGTTAAAGAACTTGATTTACCTGTTGCAACTAATTATGAACTTGGTTTTGAAACTCATGCATCTggaataacaatatttaatggTATTGAAAATGTATATGCTGTTTTAATGGATGTAGCTTCTAAGTCAGGAGCAATACTTTCTGAATCTCAATTAGCTCATTTAGATGTTTGTCCATTAGTTACAGTTAGATTAGTACTTAGAATTACTTCTGCATCCAAATCAACAACTGcatcttatttaaaaacgcaattgaaaaaagtattaagTAGACCAGAatcaaaaagattatttGGAAAAGAACTTGAAGGATCAATGCCACCACAACcaatattaacattaattgatcatatttttttgcaTGGTATTAATACAGAGGGTGTATTTCGAAAATCTCCAAAAATGGGTACTGTTCAACAATTAAAATCTCAACTTGATAATGGTCAAGTACCTGATTTTACACAACATTCTGTTCATTGTTCAGCTTcacttttaaaagaatatctACGTAGTATTCCAGgaaatcttttattaaatggaAATTATCATCTTTGGATGGATGTTGTATCAGAAAAAAATCATGAAAAACGATTAAATTCATGTAAAAGTCTTTTAAAACTTCTTCCACCATCTCATTCAGTACTTTTACGTTCTGTACTACGTTTATTACGTAGGATAGCTTTGTCACCAAATACCAAAATGAATGTTGAATCATTGGCTGTATGTATAGCTCCAGGATTATTATGGAATGATA gtGATTCTTTGAGCGCTGGACAAAATGTTCCAAAATTGgcagaatttttaataagaaataCACCAGAATTATTTGATGATTTTACAGAAGATGGACCTTTACTTCCACAAAAATTGGCTCAATCTACTGATTCTGGATTATCTGATGACAGTGAAAACCAAAGAAGATCTATTACACCtgattcattattattactagAATCTCCATTTTCAGATGTCTCAGGGACAACAAGTGAATCACCAACAAGAATACATATTGAAGAGATACCTTCTTCTAACTGTGCAAATGTTACagaaataagaaaaaataaaaatactatagATGATGAAAGAACTCCAGTTGTTTCAAGAGAAAATTCTCAAAAAACAGGAgatttttctttaacaaataaatatcaatGGAAATCTCATTTACATCGAACATCACCAGGTGAACAAAGTTATAGTAATCAGATGTCACATTCAcctttatcatttaaatcaTCTCTTGCATCTGTCGAGAATGATTTACGTGATTTATCTCCTATATCAAGAACAATTTCTTATGATCATAATacaaaaagatttattaatatagGACCTTGTGATTCTTCTAACTCTAGTTCTATTATATCATCTCCTGAAATACAAATTAAACCTGATATATTTTCATCTGGAG AAGTTATAAATTCTCATggtattaataatttatcttcaAATAAATATCGTGAAAATAGAGGATATTATTCAGGATATAAACATCAAAAAATTGATTCATCAGATTCTACAAAAACTTTAACTGAATCAAGACCTAATTCTATTACATGCATTGGAAAAGATTATGGATATTCATCATCATCTATTTCTTCTTCATCAACAACAAATAAATCTTCTTACTCAAAAAAACCTGTTGGTCAGGCAAATTCATTAAATTGGAAATCATCAGTTAATAGAAGTACATTTCAACCACGAACATTTGATGTTCCttctaattataaatttaaagaatcaCCATCAAAtgaatcattattattaacaaaaatgtcatctataaataatgattCAAATTGGAAAGGACAAGATAATCCAGGAAAAGCAAATAATTTACTTACATCATCAATCACTTCACCACAAGCAGTAAAAATTTCATCTATTACTGCTCATAAACCATTACGCCGTCCACCACCACGAACTGCTCCTGAAATTCAATTAAGTCCTCTTGAGGTTAACTGGAGTGTTACGAGTCTTCGTACAGCatttcaaaataatgattCTAAACCAGCATCCATTGATACTATTTATGTCAGCAGAGATATGCTATCAACAATTAATGctcaataa
- a CDS encoding Heat shock factor (HSF)-type, DNA-binding domain and Winged helix-turn-helix DNA-binding domain-containing protein, which yields MSTSMANTHEHNLSQINNTINIYESCDILSKDDDRIPVFLTKLWSIVNDPDLNHIVEWDESGLSFHIQDSMAFSRDILPQYFKHNNLNSCIRQLNMYGFRKITAVDKKNITENQNLTNHLEFFHNYFVRDRYDLLLKIKRRTSTSKSSHQQPMATAIENMSNNINNNNNNNRRSDEVSRTTLMEEIKQIGKKQIETEKHIVTLKQQNETIWKEIDNLSAKCKMQQGIIKKLCSIITILGRGNQQPKIIRQKRLLAIPEINSQKSENNLLMLPKDEYIKYESHDEVKYYKNFEENQNKVVSINDNQMFFSKKLLSPELIDNINSIENSYCSMDVKPYNSSIKNSNEINDHLNLPKIKVSRRSNNRITFNTNQKMSVKNNCINKAKKVVMLNDYSLLSKQTLSIGNSFCENSPPTTNNFMVDNDYEYLDIDNDFISSENNIELKDDLNDHMSEDYLY from the exons atgtctACAAGTATGGCAAATACTCATGAACATAACCTATCTCAGATTAATAATACTATAAACATTTATGAATCTTGCGATATATTATCTAAAGATGATGATAGAATACCtgtttttttaactaaattatGGAGTATTGTTAATGATCCTGATTTAAATCATATTGTAGAATGGGATGAG agtGGTTTAAGCTTTCATATTCAAGATTCAATGGCATTCTCTAGGGATATTTTGccacaatattttaaacataataatCTTAATAGTTGTATACGTCAGTTAAATATGTATggttttagaaaaattactgcagttgataaaaaaaatataacagaAAATCAAAATCTCACCAATCATCTtgaattttttcataattattttgtcaGAGATAGGTATGatttattacttaaaattaaaagaagaaCATCAACATCTAAGTCAAGTCATCAACAACCTATGGCGACAGCTATTGAAAACATGTCCAAcaatatcaataataataataataataatagaagATCAGATGAAGTCAGTAGAACAACATTAATGGaagaaataaaacaaattggaaaaaaacaaatagaAACAGAGAAACATATTGTAACTTTAAAACAGCAAAATGAAACAATATGGAAagaaattgataatttaagTGCTAAATGTAAAATGCAACAaggaataataaaaaaattatgtagtATAATAACAATACTTGGAAGGGGAAATCAACAaccaaaaataattagaCAGAAACGGCTTTTAGCTATACCAGAAATAAACAGTCAAAAAAGTGAGAATAATTTATTGATGTTACCAAAAGATgagtatataaaatatgaaagTCATGATGAGGtgaaatattacaaaaattttgaagaaaatcaaaataaGGTAGTTTCTATAAATGATAACCAAAtgttttttagtaaaaaattattgtcaCCTGAATTAATAGATAATATCAATTCAATAGAAAATTCATACTGTTCAATGGATGTGAAACCATATAATTCATCCATAAAAAATTCCAATGAAATTAATGATCACCTAAATTTaccaaaaataaaagtttctCGAAGATCTAATAATAGAATTACCTTTAATACAAATCAAAAAATGTccgttaaaaataattgtataaataaagcaaaaaaagttgttatgTTAAATGATTATTCATTACTTAGCAAACAGACATTAAGTATTGGAAATAGTTTTTGTGAAAATTCACCACCAACCACCAATAATTTTATGGTTGATAATGACTATGAATACTTAGATATAgataatgattttatttcCAGTGAGAATAATATTGAATTGAAGGATGATTTAAATGATCATATGTCTGAAgattatttgtattaa
- a CDS encoding Phosducin-like protein: MSTLEDKLLNGPTITYCSSSEDEDVEVICNNDDTNCGISASNYGLSKNTGPKGVKQDYYEHLQLKKEEEKIKRDLLVVEAKKFNLTSSQNNEESDSEDELERLRNKRLNQLKQKKFNSLKTLEHSGEYLTAIENSRNCLTFIHIYKKNCDNCEDVDSALASLSIQYPNHKYFRIESYLLPTSDKFRQNACPALQVYYNESLVGNFIRFDNYFNDDIIPEKVVLFLKQHDILLTSSIEADEEY, encoded by the coding sequence aTGTCTACATTagaagataaattattaaatggtCCAACAATTACCTATTGTAGTTCTTCAGAGGATGAAGATGTAGAGGTGATTTGTAATAATGATGATACAAATTGTGGAATATCAGCTTCAAATTATGGATTGTCTAAGAATACAGGACCAAAAGGAGTAAAACAAGATTATTATGAACATTTACAacttaaaaaagaagaagaaaaaattaagagAGATTTACTTGTTGTAGAggcaaaaaaatttaatttaacatcTTCACAAAATAATGAAGAAAGTGATTCAGAGGATGAACTTGAAAGACttagaaataaaagattaaatcaattaaaacaaaaaaagtttaattctCTTAAAACACTGGAACATTCTGGTGAATATTTAACTGCCATTGAAAATTCTCGAAACTGCCTAACAttcatacatatatataaaaaaaattgtgatAATTGTGAAGATGTTGATTCAGCTTTAGCAAGTCTTTCCATTCAATATCCtaatcataaatattttcgtATTGAATCTTATCTTTTACCAACTTCAGATAAATTTAGGCAAAATGCTTGTCCAGCTTTACaagtttattataatgaaaGTTTAGTTGgaaattttataagatttgataattattttaatgatgatattataccagaaaaagttgttttatttttaaaacaacatGATATTTTGTTAACCAGTAGTATTGAAGCTGATGaggaatattaa
- a CDS encoding Nitrogen permease regulator 3-like protein: protein MEFLHKDNESDKPVAVVLTAKWGTECHILYIHSLCVPKLFKIMEELKVEPDSLAEYLLPSKSNRNLPYEAKAEGILFVGYPNLIDHTTICIGITWILDGNVDKNFIHSYQQLSKRLCHAISVEETRSRGLLQKEVESIVSATPKYSEEIYKNSFQVYFSETILTASSFARTLKDVYNQIWYTGLVHTFVNNNVELGFVLAQSIPEFTLNVPNIACRDINELMRRIRPYHTIVLMKDIMPSLDCSPLIDQLVRFLTPEKSFNTVATERGISIGQIFLTIRNLLTWVPCSIIYPICMNNVYTSSLDLNYSESLLQDIAKEYEGVNVYKIIAAFSPPCTLRDFLSNNSDENTGKYDLKSLFICLLKYRFIVQLHDYYVATLPFSDKKPLPPQDTQFYKDLQIFVNKHSTLTNDFTPFLLEIGVKLNEEQDYDLDKIKEIMLMFFNIVKNYNEPEHLEGIIFRTGLLRETVLRILDFFKDIVCSYCTTNLIP from the exons ATGGAGTTTCTTCATAAAGATAACGAGAGTGATAAACCTGTTGCTGTGGTACTTACGGCAAAATGGGGTACTGAATgtcatattttatatattcatagttt atgtgttcctaaattatttaaaataatggaaGAATTAAAAGTTGAACCTGATAGTTTAGCTGAATATTTATTACCATCAAAAAGTAATAGAAATCTTCCATATGAAGCAAAAGCAGAAGGAATTTTATTTGTTGGATATCCAAATTTAATTGATCATACAACTATATGTATTGGTATAACATGGATATTAGATGGAaatgttgataaaaattttattcattcaTATCAACAATTAAGTAAAAGACTTTGTCATGCTATATCTGTTGAAGAAACTAGATCACGAGGattattacaaaaagaaGTTGAAAGTATTGTATCAGCAACACCAAAATATTCTgaagaaatttataaaaatagttttcaAGTTTATTTTAGTGAAACAATTTTAACAGCAAGTAGTTTTGCAAGAACTCTTAAAGATGTATACAATCAAATATGGTATACTGGACTTGTTCATacatttgtaaataataatgttgagTTAGGATTTGTTTTGGCACAAAGTATTCCTGAATTTACTCTTAATGTTCCTAATATTGCTTGTAGAGATATTAATGAATTAATGAGAAGAATAAGACCATATCATACAATTGTTTTAATGAAAGATATAATGCCTTCATTAGATTGTAGTCCATTAATTGATCAATTAGTTAGATTTTTAACACCAGAAAAAAGCTTTAATACAGTAGCAACTGAAAGAGGAATTTCTATTGggcaaatatttttaacaatacgAAATCTTTTAACATGGGTACCATGTTCAATTATTTATCCTATATGTATGAATAATGTTTATACATCATCATTAGATTTAAATTATAGTGAAAGCCTTCTTCAAGATATAGCTAAAGAGTATGAAGGtgtaaatgtttataaaattattgctGCTTTTTCACCACCATGTACATTAAGagattttttatcaaataattcaGATGAAAATACAGGaaaatatgatttaaaaagtttatttatttgccTTTTAAAATATCGTTTTATTGTTCAATTACATGATTATTATGTAGCAACATTACCATTCTCGGATAAAAAACCTTTACCACCTCAGGATACACAATTTTACAAAGATCTTCagatttttgttaataaacaTAGTACTTTAACAAATGATTTCACACCATTTCTTTTAGAAATTGgggtaaaattaaatgaggAACAAGATTATGATTtggataaaattaaagaaataatgttaatgttttttaatattgttaaaaattataatgaacCTGAACATTTAGAaggaattatttttagaactGGATTATTAAGAGAAACAGTATTAAGaattttagatttttttaaagatatagtATGTTCATATTGTACTACTAATCTTATTCCataa